The genome window TGCCCATCATGGAGTATCCGTTCGGCGGTTCCTGGGGTTACCAGCCGCTGGGCCTGTTTGCGCCTTCCGCACGATTTGGACCGCCAGCCGCCTTCGCCCGCTTCGTCGACCGCTGCCACGCCTCTGGCATAGGCGTCATTCTGGATTGGGTCCCCGCCCATTTTCCCGACGACGCCCACGGGCTGGCGCTGATGGACGGCACCGCCCTGTATGAATATAGCGATCCGCGCGAGGGCTACCACCCGGACTGGCACACGCTCGTCTACAACCTGGGCCGGACCGAAGTCAAAGCCTTCATGATCGCCAGCGCCATGCACTGGCTGGATCACTTCCATATCGACGGTTTGCGCGTGGATGCCGTGGCATCCATGCTGTATCGCGATTACAGCCGCAATCCCGGTGAATGGATTCCCAACCGTTACGGCGGCCGCGAAAACCTGGAGGCGGTGGAGTTCTTGCGTGAGCTGAACACCACCGTGCGCGACCGGCAGCCCGGCGCCATTGTGGTGGCAGAAGAGTCCACCGCCTGGCCGGGCGTGACCGCCCCGGTGTCCGAGGGCGGATTGGGCTTTCACTACAAGTGGAACATGGGCTGGATGCACGACACGCTGCGTTATGTGGAAGAAGATCCCGTCTACCGGAAATTCCACCACCACGACATCACCTTTGGCATGGTGTACGCCTATTCCGAGCGCTTCGTCCTGCCGCTTTCCCATGACGAAGTTGTCCACGGCAAGGGTTCCTTGCTGAACAAAATGCCCGGCGATCACGCGGCCAAGCTGGCGAACCTGCGCGCCTATCTGGGGTTTATGTGGGCGCACCCCGGCAAAAAGCTGCTGTTCATGGGCGGAGAAATCGCCCAGCCCGCGGAATGGAATCACGACGCGGTGCTTGACTGGAATCTGCTGGATAACCCCGGTCACAAGGGCGTGCAGCGTCTGGTCGCAGATTTGAACCGGATCTATCAGGCGTCCCCCGCGCTGCATGAACACGATGCCGACCCCGAGGGCTTTGCCTGGGTGGTGTTTGACGATGCCGACAACAGTGTCTTGGCCTTCTTACGGCTGGGCAACGGGCCGGCGATGCTGGCGGTCAGCAACTTCACACCCGTCGCCCGGCACGGCTACCGCGTCGGCGTGCCGCTGGCCGGCCGCTGGTCCGAAACCCTGAACTCCGATGCTGGCTGCTACGGCGGATCGGGCCAAGGCAATCAGGGCGCTGCGCATAGTCTGGCCGAATCTGCGCATGGTCACCCGCAATGCCTGCCGCTGATGCTGCCGCCGCTTTCCACCCTACTCTTCACGCACGAAGGCTGACCCTATGGACCCCTCTCAATTGAACCGTCTTGGCCCCGGACAGCCCTACCCGCTGGGAGCCGTCAGCGACGGGTTAGGCGTGAATTTTGCAGTGTTTTCTGCCAATGCCACGCGGATCGAACTGTGCCTGTTCGACGCGCGCGGCCGCAAGGAATTACGCCGGATAGACTTGCCAGAATGCACCGACGAAGTCTGGCATGGCTATCTGCCGGACGCGCAACCCGGCCTGATTTACGGCTACCGCGCCCATGGACCTTATGACCCGCGCAACGGCCACCGCTTCAACCCGCACAAACTGGTGCTGGACCCGTACGCGCGCCAATTGACGGGGCCGGTCAGCTGGAGCGACGCCCTGTTCGGCTACCGCCTGAATCATGCCCGCGCCGATCTGGCCATGGATCGCCGCGACAGCGCTCCTGCCATGCCCAAGGCGGTTGTCACCGAAGACCTGCCCTTCAATTGGGGCAACAGCAAGGCTCCCCATATTCCGTGGACGGACACGACCATCTATGAAGTTCATTTGCGCGGTGTGTCCATGCAGCGCGAAGACTTGCGCCAACCGCTACGCGGCACGTGCGCGGCGCTTGCCGACCCGCGATTTATCGAACACGTGCAACGCCTGGGCGTGACCGCCATTGAGCTGATGCCGGTCCACGCATTTCTGCAAGACCGCTTCTTGCTTGAACGCGGCTTGCGCAATTACTGGGGCTACAACACGCTGTCTTACTTTGCCCCGGAGCCCACCTATCTACAGCGCGGCCCCAACGATCTGCGCCAGGCCATCCGCCGTCTGCATGCGGCCGGCCTGGAAGTGATTCTGGACGTGGTCTACAACCACACGTGCGAAGGCAGTGAGCTTGGCCCGACCTTGTCGTGGCGGGGGCTGGACAACGCCAGCTATTACCGGCTGGTGCCCGGCGACGAACGCTACTACATCAACGACACCGGCTGCGGTAACACAGTGAATCTGTCGCATCCCCGTGTCTTGCAGATGGTGACGGACTCGTTGCGCTACTGGGTACAGTCCTATGGGGTGGACGGTTTTCGCTTCGATCTGGGCGTGACTTTGGGCCGTGAAGGTACGGGCTTTGATCCTGGCTCGGGCTTCTTTGATGTTCTGGGCCAGGACCCCGACCTGGCTCGGGTCAAACTGATTTCAGAACCTTGGGACATCGGTCCGGACGGATACCAGTTGGGCAGTCATCCGCCCGGTTTTGCGGAATGGAATGACCGTTACCGCGATACGGTGCGGCGCTACTGGCGCGGCGACGAGGGCATGCGCGGCGACATGGCAGCACGTCTGTGCGGATCGCGCGACATCTTCGACCGGCGCCACCGCCGTCCCTGGGCCAGCGTCAACTTCGTGGCCTCGCACGACGGTTTCACCACGCAAGACGTGGTCAGCTATGACGGCAGCCACAACGAAGCGAACGGCGAAGGCGGCAACGACGGCCACTCTGAAAATTACAGCCACAACTGGGGCGCCGAAGGCCCGACGCAGGACGAAGGCATTCTGTTGCGCCGCCAGCGTGTGCAACGTGCCTTACTGGCAACCTTGTTCTTGTCCGACGGCACACCGATGTTGCTGGCGGGCGACGAATTCGGCAATAGTCAGGACGGCAACAACAATGCGTATTGCCAGGACAACGCCGTGTCCTGGCTGGACTGGACGCAAGCGCAAAGCGATTCAGGCCGGGCATTGAGCAATTTTTTGGCGCGCGTCCTGGCCTTGCGGCGCGCGCATCCCAGCCTGCGGGCGACGAGGTTTGGCGATGCTTCGCAAGAGCTGTGTCCGGGCATCAGCGCGATCAGCTGGTTTGATTCGGAGGCCAAGCCGATGGATCAGGGCGCATGGGACGACCCTCAAGGCCGCGCCATGCTGCTGCGCCGTGCGGCGCTGCGCGAAGACGGCAGCGTCGACGTGACCTTGCTGCTGCTGAATCCAGGCCCCGAAGCCCTGGGCTTTACCCTGCCCGAACCCGCTCAGTCATGGATACGAGAGCTGGACTCGGCAGCGCTTTCCCCTGCCGCCCCCGTATCGGAAGGCTCCATCACCGTCGAAGGCAACAGCTTGACGCTGCTGGCCGCAGCCAACGTCAACGGAGCCTCGTCATGACGGTATTGCCCGAACCGTATACCCACGGCGCACTGCCGCTGCCCGATGGCCGCACGCGATTCCGTCTGTGGGCGCCCTCCGCGCCGCCGGGCCTGGCGCTGCTGGTCGACGGGCACGCGCCGATTCCCTTGCAGCCTGACGCCCAAGGCTTTGTTCAGGCTGATGTGCCGTGCCCTCCCGGCACGCGCTACCGCTATCAACTGGACAACGGCCTGACCGTTCCCGACCCCGCATCCCGGCTGCAAGAGGACGATGTGCATGGGGCCAGCATCGTGACGGCCGCCAATACCTATCAGTGGCGCAACCCGTCATGGGCGGGGCGGCCTTGGGAAGAAGCCGTCATTTATGAAGTACACCCCGGACTGGCGGGCGGCTACACGGGTCTGGAAGCGCGTTTGCCTGCGCTGGCCGAGCTGGGCATTACGTTGATCGAATTAATGCCCATTGCTGATTTTCCCGGCCCGCGCAACTGGGGCTACGACGGCGTCTTGCCTTACGCGCCAGACGCCACGTACGGCACGCCTGACGCGCTGAAGCAACTGATCGACACCGCGCACGGCCTGGGAATGGGCGTGATGCTGGACGTGGTCTACAACCATTTCGGCCCGGACGGCAATTACCTGTCGCGCTATGCAGGCCCGTTTTTCCGCGATGATATCCAAACGCCTTGGGGCGCCGCCATCGACTTCCGGCAAGCGCCCGTGCGCCGATTCTTTGAAGAGAACGCGCTGTACTGGCTGACGGAATTCCGCTTTGACGGCCTGCGGCTGGATGCCGTGCATGCAATTTCCGATCCGCAATGGCTGGTGGAATTGGCGCAATTCGTGCGGGGCCAGATACCGGAACCGCGCCACATTCACCTGGTCTTGGAAAACGATGACAACCGCGCCAGCCTGTTGACCCAGGGTTATGACGCCCAGTGGAACGACGACGCGCACCATGTGCTGCATCATCTGTTGACGAGCGAAGCCCATGGCTACTACGCCGATTACGCTACCGAGCCGGCCAAGGCCCTGGCCCGGTGCCTGCAATCTGGCTGGCTGTACCAGGGCCAGCCCTCGCCCTACCGGCAGGGCGCGCCGCGCGGGGAGCCAAGCAGCGACCTACCGCCCTCGGCGTTTGTGCTGTTCTTGCAGAACCACGATCAGACGGGCAACCGTGCGCAAGGCGACCGGCTGATCAGTTTGACTGCATCCGCCGATCGTCTGCGGGCCGCCGTCACGCTGCAATTGCTGGCGCCGCAAATTCCCCTGATTTTCATGGGCGAAGAAGAAGGCAGCCGCGCCCCGTTCCTGTACTTCACCAGTCATGATGATCCGGCCTTGGCGCAGGCAGTGCGCCAAGGCCGGCAGCGCGAGTTCGCGTCCTTTCCTGCGTTCAGCGGCGTCAATGCGTCCAAGGTGGCGGACCCCAACGACGTCAACACCTGGCGTCAAAGCGATCCCTGGGTCATGCCTGACCCGTCCGACGCCAAAGCCTGGAGAACCCACTACAGCGCGCTGTTGAATCTGCGCAATCGCGTCATCGCGCCGCGATTGGCGGGCGCCCACAGTCTGGGCGCACACGCCGTTGGCATAGCCAGCGTCCATGCGCGGTGGCGGTTGAATGACGGCACAGTGCTCACGCTCTACGCCAATCTGGGCGACGCCCGGCAATCATTGCCGGACGACCTGGTGACCACGCAGGATGCATTCGGGAATTTGCTGTTCGAATCATTGGCCGGCTCGCTGGACGCCCTGTGCGCTGGCAGCCTCTGCGCGAACAGTGCAGTCTGGTTGTTGGAGGATTCCGCATGAACGCTATTGCTCCCACCGAATTGTCTGCCTTGGCCGCCGATGCCGGGATCGCCGAGCAGTGGACCGGCGCAGACCAGCGCCCGCAAACGGTCAAGCCCGACACCTTACGAGCCCTGCTGGCCGCGATGGACCTGCCTGCCGGGACGGACAAAGACATCCGTGACAGCCGGCAACGCCTGAGCGCAGCCTCTGGCCGCAAGCGTCTGCCCGCGATGCTGATCGCCGTCACCAGCGAACCCGTCGCGCTGCCGGTGCAATGCGCCGGGCGCTATGAAATTCACGCGGAGTCCGGGGCGGTTTTGACCGGCATCAGCACGACAGACACCGACGGATTTCCGTCCTTTCCGGCCCCGGACACGCCCGGCTACTACACCTTGACCACGCCCGCAGGCATGACGACGTTGGCGGTTGCGCCACCGCACGCCCCCACGATGGACGACCTGATGCAGACGCAGGACGCCCGGGCCTGGGGGCTGGCGGCGCAGGTCTACAGCCTGCGCCGCCCGGCGCCTGACCTGACTCACTCAACCCATGGCTTTGGGGATTTCGGCGCGCTGCGTGAACTTGCCACGGCGGCCGGATGCGCTGGCGCGGACGCGCTGGCCATCAGTCCGGTGCATGCAATGTTCGCCGCCGACCCCGGGCAATCCAGCCCCTATTCGCCATCAAGCCGGCTGTTCTTGAATACGCTGTACGCCGATCCGGCCGCAGTGCTGGGCCACGATGCGGTGCGCAGTGCGCTGGCGGACATGGATCAGCACATGTTGCACGCGCTGGATGCGCAAGCCCTGATCAACTGGCCTCAGGCCGGCCGATTGCGCCAGCAATTGCTGCGCAGCCTGTACGGACAGTTCGCAGCCCATGCCCCGCCCCAACAGCGTCAGGCCTTTGCCGCCTATTGCCTGACGGCCGGGCAGGATTTGCGCGACCACGCGCTGTTTGAAGCCCTG of Achromobacter seleniivolatilans contains these proteins:
- the glgB gene encoding 1,4-alpha-glucan branching protein GlgB; protein product: MNHRAVPFQQSPEFTPGEVAAPDLTALASGSHSDPFAILGPHDGVVRVMAPGASAVSLVYPDGARAVLQEQVQGLYTGAACAARAGQPGSYQLAIQWPGGEQITADPYAFGPLLPDTGLEALAGGDWQAARDLLGARLDSVDGISGLRCAIWAPNARRVAIVGDFNSWDGRRHPMRLRHAAGVWELFIPGVSAGARYKFAITSGSGVITFKADPLARRTEMPPATASVVDDPAPYPWTDDAWMQSRAGRQTPSSPISIYEVHAGSWVAHDGGRCAWDQLADKLPAYALAMGFSHVELMPIMEYPFGGSWGYQPLGLFAPSARFGPPAAFARFVDRCHASGIGVILDWVPAHFPDDAHGLALMDGTALYEYSDPREGYHPDWHTLVYNLGRTEVKAFMIASAMHWLDHFHIDGLRVDAVASMLYRDYSRNPGEWIPNRYGGRENLEAVEFLRELNTTVRDRQPGAIVVAEESTAWPGVTAPVSEGGLGFHYKWNMGWMHDTLRYVEEDPVYRKFHHHDITFGMVYAYSERFVLPLSHDEVVHGKGSLLNKMPGDHAAKLANLRAYLGFMWAHPGKKLLFMGGEIAQPAEWNHDAVLDWNLLDNPGHKGVQRLVADLNRIYQASPALHEHDADPEGFAWVVFDDADNSVLAFLRLGNGPAMLAVSNFTPVARHGYRVGVPLAGRWSETLNSDAGCYGGSGQGNQGAAHSLAESAHGHPQCLPLMLPPLSTLLFTHEG
- the glgX gene encoding glycogen debranching protein GlgX; translated protein: MDPSQLNRLGPGQPYPLGAVSDGLGVNFAVFSANATRIELCLFDARGRKELRRIDLPECTDEVWHGYLPDAQPGLIYGYRAHGPYDPRNGHRFNPHKLVLDPYARQLTGPVSWSDALFGYRLNHARADLAMDRRDSAPAMPKAVVTEDLPFNWGNSKAPHIPWTDTTIYEVHLRGVSMQREDLRQPLRGTCAALADPRFIEHVQRLGVTAIELMPVHAFLQDRFLLERGLRNYWGYNTLSYFAPEPTYLQRGPNDLRQAIRRLHAAGLEVILDVVYNHTCEGSELGPTLSWRGLDNASYYRLVPGDERYYINDTGCGNTVNLSHPRVLQMVTDSLRYWVQSYGVDGFRFDLGVTLGREGTGFDPGSGFFDVLGQDPDLARVKLISEPWDIGPDGYQLGSHPPGFAEWNDRYRDTVRRYWRGDEGMRGDMAARLCGSRDIFDRRHRRPWASVNFVASHDGFTTQDVVSYDGSHNEANGEGGNDGHSENYSHNWGAEGPTQDEGILLRRQRVQRALLATLFLSDGTPMLLAGDEFGNSQDGNNNAYCQDNAVSWLDWTQAQSDSGRALSNFLARVLALRRAHPSLRATRFGDASQELCPGISAISWFDSEAKPMDQGAWDDPQGRAMLLRRAALREDGSVDVTLLLLNPGPEALGFTLPEPAQSWIRELDSAALSPAAPVSEGSITVEGNSLTLLAAANVNGASS
- the treZ gene encoding malto-oligosyltrehalose trehalohydrolase gives rise to the protein MTVLPEPYTHGALPLPDGRTRFRLWAPSAPPGLALLVDGHAPIPLQPDAQGFVQADVPCPPGTRYRYQLDNGLTVPDPASRLQEDDVHGASIVTAANTYQWRNPSWAGRPWEEAVIYEVHPGLAGGYTGLEARLPALAELGITLIELMPIADFPGPRNWGYDGVLPYAPDATYGTPDALKQLIDTAHGLGMGVMLDVVYNHFGPDGNYLSRYAGPFFRDDIQTPWGAAIDFRQAPVRRFFEENALYWLTEFRFDGLRLDAVHAISDPQWLVELAQFVRGQIPEPRHIHLVLENDDNRASLLTQGYDAQWNDDAHHVLHHLLTSEAHGYYADYATEPAKALARCLQSGWLYQGQPSPYRQGAPRGEPSSDLPPSAFVLFLQNHDQTGNRAQGDRLISLTASADRLRAAVTLQLLAPQIPLIFMGEEEGSRAPFLYFTSHDDPALAQAVRQGRQREFASFPAFSGVNASKVADPNDVNTWRQSDPWVMPDPSDAKAWRTHYSALLNLRNRVIAPRLAGAHSLGAHAVGIASVHARWRLNDGTVLTLYANLGDARQSLPDDLVTTQDAFGNLLFESLAGSLDALCAGSLCANSAVWLLEDSA